The following nucleotide sequence is from Deltaproteobacteria bacterium HGW-Deltaproteobacteria-2.
TCAAATGAAGAGCATGAACTTGCATCCTTGTCTGCAACTACGGGCTTTGCCTTGTAGTAGGCTTGTCTTGGATCAACCGCTCTTTCAACGCAATCTCCATTTTTAG
It contains:
- a CDS encoding benzylsuccinate synthase, producing MPMCKECKKFFPVKEDPKNGDCVERAVDPRQAYYKAKPVVADKDASSCSSFEKK